Within the Fusarium keratoplasticum isolate Fu6.1 chromosome 1, whole genome shotgun sequence genome, the region AGTACCCGATAGGGACATGATTGGCTGAGTGCTGCCAATCATGATGTCCACTGTACCAGCACCAGGGGCTGCTTTAACTCGGGGGCCGGTAGCGCCCCGAAAGACAGTTTCCAGTTTGGCAGGAGGACGGGAATATGTGGGGAAGAACCTAACCAGCTTCCAGCACCTTGTTGGTTGTTCTGTTCTATTGGCTGGGTCTGGTGTAAGTCCTCGGCTTGTTGCATTTGACTGGCATCTTGAGGGATGGGCAGGGCAGTTAAAGCAAGGGGCAATGTTGATGGAGTTGTCGAGAATGTCTCTGAGTGACCGTTATCCAGATCAGAATTGGGTCTTGGGCATTTCAGGGAATTAGTGGCTTTGTTCTGGCACGTTTTATTACAAACTTGATAGCTTCTGCATAGCAGTGCTCAGGAGGTGACTTGGATTGTAAGCCCCGAGTCTCCATATTCCTCGGTTCTTCATACCAGAAAGCCATCAACTCCCGAGTAATAATCTACTACGAGGACACACGCTTTGCATATGCCGTCTCCCTCGAGAAAAAAACATCCGTTTCTTGTACTAATCACGGCTTGTTGCTGCCTTGACCCGCTGCAAGGCTTAAAAACTGGCGTTGTTCGACGCCGGTTGCTGGGCAACCAAACTCTCGCTAATTGGCCAAGCTCTCCCCATACCAAAATACAACATTGttcttccatccatcttccctGACGATGTTCCCTGACGCGACGCATGAACTAAATTTCTGGTAATTTTGTCCTGGACCAGATCATGGACACAATCGTCGCGTAAAACATCTCTTTACTCCTTCACTAACTAATCACCAATTCCTCACCGCTTCGATCGTTTCTTCGCCCAAACGCGCCCAACGTCGCTCCAACAATAACATGGCGGCTGCCTCACCCACGCCCATGGGGAATGGTCTCGTTCGGAGGACCTCACAACGACAGGGCCTCAGGAGACTCCCATCGAGACAGGCCATGAACCACAACGAGAGCTTCTCTGCTCACTCGAGCTCATCCGCGCCCAACGGTTACCACCCGAAGCCACAGCAATTCCACGATGACAGCTCTGAAGACGAGATCCCCGTACCTATGAAGCTCAGCGCTCTCACCAAGGCACTACTGAATGACGGTGGCCCCGAGTCTGTCGAGCGACCTCCATCCCCCCCTCGAACAAGAAGACGTACCAGTGCTCTGAACGCGTCGACTTCTTCAGCCACAGAAACCCGCCGACACTTGAGGTCCGGAAGCGTCCAGGCCCACGACCAAAGGTCCTCAAGACCCACTAGCCCAGCACCTGCAAGTCGAGATATAAGTCCCGTCAGGAAGCGCGTTGTCCGCTTGAGCAACACTCCTCAGAGTCTCAACCAGATGAAGCCCACCAAGCGACGATCAACCTCGGTGTCTCGTTCGACACAACGATCTCGGCCCCGGAGCCGCCCTGGCAGTCGGGACATGTCCTCTGATGAGAGACATGACTCTCAGCAGGAGATTAACACCCCAGCACAAGGTGGACGCGTCGTGCGGATAAATGCTGGGTCTCCTTCAAACCGAAGCCGCGTCGGCTCCACTGGTCCTTCTTCAGGGAGGTCGATGGAACGGTCTGTGCTAGACAAGTCTGCCCTTGATATGGACAATGACCAGCCTGAAGAGCCTGCTACTGTCGCACGGAACCCCCCTCCTTTTCACCATGGCAGTGTTTCCCGATATCCATCCACAATCACCAGGACTCGGCCTGAAGATAACGCCAACCTACAGAGCTCGATGCGCATTAAGCGTGTCGGAAAGGTCGCTGGAAGCTTTCTCAGTGGACCAGCCCGGCGAGGTCGCCGACGACAGAGTGAGGAGGACGGCGAGGTGAACGGAGATGGCGAGATCGTGTCAAGCCAGGAGCCAGAGAGCCAGCCCGCCGATGATCAACTCGCCCCGTCTTACTATGGTGATGGTATTCGGGATTTCAACTCAGGCAGCCCAGTCAGCGGCAGTGCAGCTGCTAGGGCAGTTCATCGAAGGAATGCGTCAAATCTCGACTTGCGCATGGGTTCTGCGAGAACATCTCCCCGAGAAGCTTCTCCCCGAGAGCCCACACCAGAGCCAGCACCCGCTCCTGAGCCAGAGGCCAAGCCAGAGCagaatgaggaggaggaagaggaaatTCACTACCGCCtccctgctcctcctcgccctgaGCTGCCCTCTGGCCGCGACCAAGAGAACAATGCCCCGCCAAGTTACAAACGGACCAAGCCTTCAGTCGATGTGCTTCTGGACAAGATACCCAAGCGACCTGCGAGTGTCGACCCTGCTGCTATGAGGGCAGTTTCACCCGAACGCAAACCATTGGCATCTATGGCCCGAAACACTCCTCTTCGCCACGCTCCTCCGCCCCCTCCCAAGATGTCTGTTCTTGAGGCTGCCACAGCAACTGCGGGTGCTGCCACGACTACCCAGGCGAAGCAGCGACGCAACATCCTGCGAGTTAACGGAGTGGCCTACACTCGACTTGATTGTCTTGGTCGTGGTGGCAGCGGAAAGGTGTATCGAGTCGCGGCCGAGAATGGCAAGATGTTT harbors:
- a CDS encoding Protein kinase domain-containing protein; its protein translation is MAAASPTPMGNGLVRRTSQRQGLRRLPSRQAMNHNESFSAHSSSSAPNGYHPKPQQFHDDSSEDEIPVPMKLSALTKALLNDGGPESVERPPSPPRTRRRTSALNASTSSATETRRHLRSGSVQAHDQRSSRPTSPAPASRDISPVRKRVVRLSNTPQSLNQMKPTKRRSTSVSRSTQRSRPRSRPGSRDMSSDERHDSQQEINTPAQGGRVVRINAGSPSNRSRVGSTGPSSGRSMERSVLDKSALDMDNDQPEEPATVARNPPPFHHGSVSRYPSTITRTRPEDNANLQSSMRIKRVGKVAGSFLSGPARRGRRRQSEEDGEVNGDGEIVSSQEPESQPADDQLAPSYYGDGIRDFNSGSPVSGSAAARAVHRRNASNLDLRMGSARTSPREASPREPTPEPAPAPEPEAKPEQNEEEEEEIHYRLPAPPRPELPSGRDQENNAPPSYKRTKPSVDVLLDKIPKRPASVDPAAMRAVSPERKPLASMARNTPLRHAPPPPPKMSVLEAATATAGAATTTQAKQRRNILRVNGVAYTRLDCLGRGGSGKVYRVAAENGKMFALKRVSLENADDNTIKGYLGEIDLLKKLGEVERVIKLFDCEMNTEKQILTLLMEIGELDFNTFLRKRYNPEAAKFDPVFVRFYWKEMLECLQAVHQCDIVHSDLKPANFVLVKGQLKLIDFGIANAIQTDETVNVHRETQVGTPNYMSPESLMDSNNPRGGRMPGRPKLMKLGKPSDIWSLGCILYQMVYGLPPFGHIANQMSRCQAIINWDHEIEFPSRGMGGMSVPPSLIRTMRRCLNREHHMRPTCEELLHESDPFLYPAELTDKALPIDEELLGRIIQSVVTRCRERMPTEAESMSVWPQAYWASVKKAMAGRM